The following are encoded in a window of Rosa chinensis cultivar Old Blush chromosome 4, RchiOBHm-V2, whole genome shotgun sequence genomic DNA:
- the LOC121052650 gene encoding major strawberry allergen Fra a 1.08-like, with amino-acid sequence MGVFTYESEFASVIAPPRLFKAFVLDADNLIPKIAPQAVKSAEIVEGDGGVGTIKKIHLGEGSEYSYVKHQINGLDKDKFVYK; translated from the coding sequence ATGGGCGTGTTCACTTACGAATCCGAGTTCGCCTCTGTCATTGCACCACCAAGACTGTTCAAGGCCTTTGTTCTTGATGCTGACAACCTCATCCCCAAGATTGCCCCACAGGCTGTGAAGAGTGCTGAAATTGTTGAAGGAGATGGAGGTGTTGGAACCATCAAGAAGATTCATCTTGGTGAAGGAAGCGAATACAGCTACGTGAAGCATCAGATTAATGGACTGGACAAAGACAAATTTGTTTACAAGTAG
- the LOC112200627 gene encoding major strawberry allergen Fra a 1.05, protein MGVFTYETEFISVIPPARLFKAFILDADNLIPKLAPQAVKGAEIIEGDGGVGTIKKITFGEGSQYSSVTHKIDGIDSDNFVYNYSLIEGDAISDKIEKISYETKLVASSDGGSVIKSTSNYYTKGDVEIKEEHVKAGKEKASHLFKLVEGYLLANPNEYC, encoded by the coding sequence ATGGGTGTCTTCACTTATGAAACCGAGTTCATCTCCGTCATTCCACCAGCTAGATTGTTCAAGGCTTTTATCCTTGATGCCGACAATCTCATCCCCAAGCTTGCTCCACAAGCAGTCAAGGGTGCTGAAATCATCGAAGGAGATGGTGGTGTTGGAACCATCAAGAAGATCACCTTCGGTGAAGGCAGCCAGTACAGCTCTGTGACACACAAGATCGATGGGATTGACAGTGATAACTTTGTGTACAACTACAGTTTAATTGAAGGGGATGCTATCTCAGACAAGATTGAGAAGATCTCATATGAGACCAAGTTGGTGGCATCTTCCGATGGAGGATCAGTCATCAAGAGCACCAGTAACTACTACACCAAAGGTGATGTGGAGATCAAGGAAGAGCATGTTAAGGCTGGAAAAGAGAAGGCATCCCACCTTTTCAAGCTTGTTGAAGGCTACCTCTTGGCCAATCCTAATGAATACTGCTAA
- the LOC112197674 gene encoding major strawberry allergen Fra a 1-3, translating to MGVFTYESEFNSVIPPPKLFKAFVLDADNLIPKIAPQAVKSAEIVEGDGGVGTIKKIHLGEGSEYSYVKHKIDGIDKDNFVYNYSIIEGDAIGDKIEKISYEIKLVASEGGSIIKSTSHYHTKGEVEIKEEHVKAGKERAAGLFKLIENHLVAHPEEYN from the exons ATGGGTGTCTTCACATACGAATCTGAGTTTAACTCTGTCATCCCACCACCTAAGTTGTTCAAGGCCTTTGTCCTTGATGCCGACAACCTCATCCCCAAGATTGCCCCACAAGCTGTGAAGAGTGCCGAAATTGTTGAGGGAGATGGAGGTGTTGGAACCATCAAGAAGATCCACCTTGGTGAAG GAAGTGAGTATAGCTACGTCAAGCACAAGATTGACGGAATTGACAAAGACAACTTTGTGTACAACTACAGCATAATCGAAGGAGACGCTATCGGAGAcaagattgagaaaatctccTATGAGATTAAGTTGGTGGCATCCGAGGGCGGTTccatcatcaagagcaccagTCACTACCACACCAAGGGTGAGGTCGAGATCAAGGAGGAGCATGTAAAGGCTGGAAAAGAAAGAGCCGCTGGTCTGTTCAAGCTCATTGAAAACCACCTTGTGGCCCATCCTGAGGAATACAACTAA
- the LOC112197673 gene encoding major strawberry allergen Fra a 1.08, which produces MGVFTYETEFTSVIPPARLFKAFVLDADNFIPKIAPQAVKSAEIVKGDGGVGTIKKINLGEGSEYSYVKHQIDGIDKDNFVYKYSMIEGDAISDKIEKISYETKLVASSDGGSVIKSTSNYHTKGDVEIKEEHVKAGKERAAGLFKIIESHLLANPDAYN; this is translated from the coding sequence ATGGGTGTCTTCACATACGAAACTGAGTTCACCTCTGTCATTCCTCCAGCTAGGTTGTTTAAGGCCTTTGTTCTTGATGCTGACAACTTCATTCCCAAGATTGCTCCACAAGCAGTGAAAAGCGCTGAGATTGTTAAGGGAGATGGCGGTGTTGGAACCATCAAGAAGATCAATCTCGGTGAAGGAAGTGAATACAGCTACGTGAAGCACCAGATTGACGGAATTGACAAAGACAACTTTGTGTACAAGTACAGCATGATCGAAGGAGATGCTATCTCAGACAAAATTGAGAAGATCTCCTACGAGACTAAGTTGGTGGCATCTTCCGATGGAGGCTCCGTTATTAAGAGCACTAGCAACTACCACACCAAGGGAGATGTCGAGATCAAGGAAGAGCATGTTAAGGCTGGCAAAGAAAGGGCAGCTGGTTTGTTCAAGATCATCGAGAGCCACCTTTTGGCCAACCCTGATGCCTACAACTAA